The genomic window GGGATAAATCCCGACCAACGGGAATATTTTCCCGAATGGTTATCCGTTAATAATCTTTTGGAGATTAGTTTTGAGTTCAGGAATTTTTGTTTGAATTATTTCCCAAACTTTTAACGGAAGGATTCCAAAATACTGATGCGCAGCAAAATTTCGGAAGGAGCGTATTTTATACCATTCAATATGATTATGCTTATTCTGAAATTCATCGCTTAATTTCCAAACCAGTTCGCCAATCACGATAAAATCCATCATGCAGGCATCAAAAGTTTTTATATCTTTTTCAAATTCTTCTGAAGAATGAATAGATTGAGTGAATGTTTCAATCCGTTCAGCCATTTCGAGCATTAGTTTCAGTGTTGGAATATCGAATTCAGACATAAATGGCGTCTCTTAAAATGAAGGGTTTGAAATAAGAACGAATACTTTTTTCGTGCACCAAATCTACTTCGCGGTTGAATTGCTTTTTAAGTAGTTCCTGTAAATCGTATTCAAGGTCAAAAATATTTTTTGTTCCGTCTTCCAGTTCAATCAGAATATCTACATCGCTGGTCGGCTTTTGGTCGCCTCGCGCAAATGAACCGAACACACCGATTTTTGTAAGATGAAATTTTTCTCTTAAAAAGTTTTTGTTGTTCCTGAGAAATTGAATTATTTCTTCTTTAGTGTGCATTTATGTGCTTTTAATGCAAAGTTAAGACAAAAGATGGAAAGAAAATTTATTGTTTTATTAATTTTTTGATGGAGCTTGCCCAATCCATCCGCTGATTCATTGGTCGAGATTAATCCCGACTACGTGAGTTGTCAGTAAACTTTTTCGTTATGTTGCCTGAAAGTCTGTCTGCAATTAATTCATGGTAGTATTCGTTTACATGAATGCCATCGTCATGGAATAAATCTCTACCATCCTTTGCCATTTCTGAACCAGAAATAAAAATTTCTTTAGCAGCAAGTAAGGATTGTTTGAAAAATGCGTCAAGTTTTTTTGATAAGAAGTTTTCCATTTTATTATTTGTCCTGATAGCTGGTCCCATAACGATTAAAAATATATTTTGCTGCTTGCAGAAATTTATAATTTCATTTACCATGTTTAAATATTTATTCATTGCGTATCTGTTATTTCCAATGAGTATGCCGAGGAGATAATTAAGATTTACTAAAACTGTATTACTTTGCGATGGTTCATCATTGTTGCTGCCTAAGAAGAATTTTTCTTCAATGGAAAGCAAATCATATTTTTCTGGATTTAGCAGTCCAAGAAATGGAAGATTGAAAGAGCGTTTAATTTTTCCGGTGCTATCAATATGTTTATAAGATAATTTCGTTATGCGTAACATTGGAGTAGGTCTTACGCAAAATACAAGAATATCAATAGGATGTGTTGCTTTATATTTTACTATTTTTTCAAAACATTTATTAAGTCGTTCATACCGGAGAATATTTATATTAAATCTTACGTTCAATTTGTTTTCAATTTTCCTTTTCAGTAATTGATGAAATCGAACATCAATAGGTATATTGCCTTGCACAGGAAAACAGGTGCCAACAAAAGTGAAATTAATTTCAGGGAATTCTTTTTTCTTTAAATAATTTAATGATGCTTGATACTCTTGGGGAGATAACAGAATTCTTGTCTTTCCACTTAGCGTAAATCCGCGATTGTTATTGCCATTTTGAAAAGACTTAATAAAATTTTCAGTGTAAGAATCATTTACTCTCATATCAAGTCTATGAGGAATCTTATGAAAATGTGCTGCTGGTCTTTTATTAAACTTACTGCAAACCATAGACTGTTTAAAAGTGAGAGTGATTTGTCCGTAATTTATTCCACATATATAACTTAAACCGGATAGCATTTCTTCAAAGGAAGAATTATTATCAAGTTCTAGGAACGGAGAATTTACAAATTGGAGATTATAAGGTTTGATAGTAGAAACAATTTTTTCAACCCAAGTCCAGTATTCTTTCGAATCCTGATGAAAAAAAGGGAAATTACCAACGTCAAAGTTATAATCACAATGACCAAAAGCAATACTTTTTATTTTATTTGAATTTAGTTTTGCAATGTTTGTCAGATTCAAGAGTCCGGTTTTTGATTCAATGATGGGAATAATCTCGGTATAATTTATTTTCTTTGCATCAAGTTCATTAATTAAATTGATAGTTTGCTCGGCACTTTCTGTCTTGGGAAGTAAAATTGTGTGAATTGCTTTTAATCCAGCCAAAGAAGCAATGTCCAATTGTTGTTCTTTGGCGTTGCTTGCATTGATTCTCACTCCGATTTTTAAATTGTCGGGATTGACAATCTTTTGAATAAGTTCTCGATGATATGCTTTAAGTATAGTGGTTCTTTCCGGGTTAAAAATATCCTGGATGCTGTCTTCCAAGTCGAAACAAAGAACAGCATTGGATTTGTTTTTTTCTATTAAATCTTCAAAAGAATACTTATTATAGTTTACAAAGTGATAAATGTCCATGTTGCCGTTGCAATGACTACCAACTCGCTATAGCCGTAGGCAAATATACTTCTTATCCCTATATTTATCGGGGCAGGTACCATTCATTAAGAACTATCCGCGCCAACCCCGCCTGCCGTCATTGATTCACTTTGATGGCGGGCAGGCATCTAACAAACTTGTTGGATTAATCTGAAAAAGTTTTCGTTGCTTTGCTTTCATGACAAAGGAATTAGATCAAATTACGTTTCGCAGTGAGTTTTCTGAAATCATTCAAAAGAATTTGAAAACAACTAAATCAAACTTTGATAGATTTTGGCGCACCTACGGTGTTCGCATTGACCATATTATTAAAAAACAAAATTTTCTGAAAATTGATTTCTACTTTTTAATTTGTGCGCTGCTGGGGCTAAGTTACACTACACAGGGCTGTTTGCGCGAAGGATAGTAGCGTAAATCCTTTTTGCTTCAAAAAGATTGAAGCGAATAGCCAGACCCTGACGCTTTGGTTAGGGGCGCGCCCAAATAACGCCACTATGTCGGAGAAAAGATAATGGCAGAATTCTTGAACACAAAGATGGAAATTGTAAATTTGTATTGAAATCCTAAATCGCAAATCCTTAATAAAAAAAATTATGGCACTAGAAATCACAGATGCAAACTTTGACGAAGTAGTTCTCAAATCAGACAAACCCGTGCTCGTTGATTTATGGGCAGAATGGTGCGGACCCTGCAGAATGGTTGGTCCCATCGTGGAAGAGCTCGCGAAAGAATACGAAGGCAAAGCAGTCATCGGAAAACTAAATGTTGACAACAATCCGAATATTTCTGTCAAGTACGGCATCCGAAGCATTCCCACGCTTCTCTTTTTCAAGGGCGGACAAATGGTTGACCGGCAGGTGGGTGCAGTTCCAAAATCGGTGCTTGAAGGAAAACTGAAGGCACAACTTTAGCGCCATGCCAATATACTAATGGCATACCAATGAAACGAATAATACAAATCATTCATACTAATTATTATTTGCAATCGTTTGCATTTGTATATTAGTATTGATTTATATCATTAGTACCATTCGTATATTAGCATTATAACATGCCTCTTGACCAACAACAACTCCAGCATTTGTCTCACCTCGAACTTTTAGCAAAGCAGGTTGTAGAGGGGTTTATTACGGGTTTGCACAAAAGCCCGTTTCATGGATTTTCGGTTGAGTTTGCAGAGCATCGCATTTACAACTCAGGCGAACCTACCCGCCATATTGACTGGAAACTTTTCGGCAAAACAGATAAACTTTTTGTAAAACGCTACGAAGAAGAAACCAATCTTCGCTGCCAGATTGTTATTGATGATTCTTCATCTATGTATTTCGGAAGCAAAGATGGAAAGACCAAACTCATATTTTCTATTCACTGTGCAGGAGCTCTTGCGTATCTCTTGAAAAAACAGAGAGATGCTGTGGGACTTTCCGTGTTCTCCGATAAAGTTGAATTGCACACGCAGGCAAAATCAAATTACGCTCACCAGAAAATGCTTTTTGCAGAACTGGAAAAATTGCTGGTCCCTATTTCTGAAGATGAACATAAAAAATCTTTTACTGCCACTTCATTACATGAGATTGCAGAATCAATTCACAAACGCTCCCTCGTAATTATTTTCAGCGACATGATGTCTTCTTTGTCCCCCTCTGGTGGTGGGGGAGGAGATGATATATTTTCAGCATTGCAGCATTTGCGCCACAACAAGCATGAAGTAATTTTATTTCATGTGGTGGACAAAAGTAAAGAACTTGATTTTGAATTTGAGAACCGACCCTACAACTTCATTGACATGGAAACGGGCGAGCGTGTGAAAGTTCATCCCAGCGAGATTAAAGAAACATATGTACGTTCGATGGCTGAATACAAAAAAGAATTAATGCTTCACTGCGCGCAGTATAGAATTGATTTTGTTGAAGCAGATATCAAAGAAGGATTTCAACAGGTGTTAATGCCGTATCTCATTAAGAGGTCGAAAATGCAGTAGAGAAAAGTAGTTATGAAAATAGAAGAACTACAAATAAAAATTCAAGAATTAAATATCCCCAACAATTGGTATTATATAGATGAGAATATTGGCCGACTTGACAATGAAACAAATATTATCGTCAGTAGAAACAACAACACAATTGCTGTTTACCAAAATGTGTTTAATGACGGGATAACAAAATCTTTTACTGAAGAAAGCGTGGCGTTAGATTATGTGTTTGAAAATTTGAAAGACTTAACAAGACTAAGAAAGATTAATGCAACTGAAGGATTGGACGGAATGACAACGAACGAGCGTCTATTTGTAAGCGGACTAATGAATGAATTTGATATCGCCAAGCTAAAGGATAAGGTAAGAGCAAAACAAATACTTCGTTGCTTAAAACTTGACGAACAAACAATAAGGGAAATAGTTAAATAATTCTTCCTAAGATTTTCGGACAAACAACTGAGCCGTTTCAAATCTCACTACTTCAATTTTTTCATCTTTATCAATATAGCCGGTTTCGGCAGTGGCATCATAAATATTTCCGTCAATCTCCACTTTTCCTGAAGGACGAAGAATGGTGAAAGCAGTTCCTGATTTTCCTACAAGATTTTGTGAGGACATATCAACGCCCATAAATCCTTCTTCTTTGGAAATTTTTGATTGAACGGAAACACGGCTGAACGCAGATGATTTAATAAACCGACCGAATAAATAAAATGACAAACCAATCGAAATTATCATGGAGGCAATCACAATAAAGAGTGCTTTCACAAAAGCATTTCCTTCGGGAAGATTCACAGGAAAGTTTGTTGACGGAACACTTTTGATCAGCGAAAGTGTGAGCCCGAGAACAATAAATAAAATTCCTAAAACACCTGTCACGCCAAATCCCGGGATCACAAAAATTTCAAGCGCAAGAAGAATCAATCCAACAAAGAAGACAAGTATCTCCCAGTTTTCCGCTAGTCCTTGTAAATAATGTGGAGCGAAGTAAAGCATCGCGGCAATAATGGAAGCAGCAATCGGGAAAATCGCACCAGGGGTTTGAAACTCATAGTAAATGCCTGCGATGATTATCATAATTAATATTCCGCTGATGAAAGGATTGATAAGCAGGTCAATAATGCCTCCTACTTTGCTTACTTCGTACGTTTGGATTTCGTAATTATCAATGTGCGCGAGTTTCAAGACTTCTTCCACTGTTTTTGCTTCTCCTTCGCAGTAATTATTTTTAATGGCTTCGCTCGTAGTGAATGTCAAAACTTTTCCTGAATCATTTACTCCGGGAATGTACGCACGCGGGTCGTTCATCGCTTCCGCAATTTTCGGGTCGCGCCCGCTTTGCTCGGCAGTGGAGCGAAGCATGGAACGCATGTAACTTTGGAATTTTTCCGGAGCGGGAACTCCGTTCTGATCAACTACTGTGGCTGCACCCATGTTGGCACCGGGTGCCATGTAAATGCTGTCACACGAAATTGCGATAAGCGCCCCGGCAGAAGCGGCATTGTTATCAACAAAAGCAAAGACAGGAATTTTACTGTTTAGAATCGTAGTGCGTGTTTTATCTGCGTCATCTACCGCGCCACCGTATGTATTCAAATGTAAAATTATGTAATCAGCATTAATTTTTTCCGCCTCAAGAAACCCTTCCTGTATATGCCTTGATGAAACAGGACCGATTTCTTCCACAATGGGAAGAACGAATACAATTGGTTTAGGGTTTTTCTGTTTCAGCGTATCGCCAGCAAAAAGAAAATTTCCAATTGAAAGTTGGCAGCATACAATCGGCAATAAAAGACGGATAGGTGAAATCATTTTTTTTGTGCAATGTTAATGTTTATCTTTCTCACTATTCTGCTGTGCAGCCATTTCAATTGCATTAAGCGTTATTGCTGAATCAATATCTATGTGCATTGCTTCTGCATTATCCACCGCTATGTTCAGCAGCGAAGGGTTATTCCTGATTTTCTTTTTATAAGATGAAAGCTGTTTTTCTTTTTGAGAGTCAATCAAATATTGTTCTGGGTTTGTATATAATTGATAGGCATTCTGAATGAATCCGTTTCCAAAGTTAGCAAGTGAACCATCAGAATATAATATAAGAATCACATTATTTTTTTCAATTTCTTTTTTCAGGTCAAGTTCCCATACTTCATTGGTGCTTTTGCCATTACTTAGAGTTACTTTGTTGTTGTAATACCAATACTCACCGTTGTCAAAAGCGTATCTCATGGCGCCAAGATAAAGAAAACCCCTGTAATAACTGTCGCCAATGCCGAGCACTTTAACGGGTTTTGAATCGGTTCGTGTTTGAAAGGCAACTTTCGGGAAAGCGTATTTCGTGGAGGGTGTTGGCGCAGACATCAACTTTGCTTTTCCAATAATATCGGCATCACGGTATTTTGGTTTGTCTTCAAGCAGTACTTCTTTTATTGTAAGATGCGCCACATAACTGTTCCTTATTTTTTCAATGTATTTTATTACTGAATCAATGGCGAGACATTCTCCATAGCTGGTCCAGTGATGTGCAAATTGAGCAAAGAGAGGATATTTTGCAGTTGGTTTTAGTTTCAAAAAATATTCCTGCAGGTCAATATAGTTTAAGCCGAGCTCTTTGCTTTTGCTTACAAACACTTCATAATTTGTCGTTGACTTAGGATATTTCAGAAATTTTTCTGGAAGAAAGTCTTTGCAATACGTTCCTTTGCCCGGAGCATAAATTAAAACAAGATCAATATTTTTTTTCTTCAGTGTGTCCTGTACTGCTTTTGCTTTTTGCAGCAGGTCTTCAATTTTTTTCTCGCCAATGAAATTTCTTCCGAGGTATCCTTCAATCCACGGAATTGAAAATATATATCCCTCTTTTCCGACCACAAAATCTTTCACATTTATTTTGTCAAACAAATCATAGTCCAGCTGGTTTTTGAAAGGAATCAATTGTTTTCCTATAGGGGAATTTGACTTCATATCCTCTTCTGTTTCCCTCTGGTAACTTAGATTAAACCAAGATGCCATGGATAGTTTTACTTTTTCTTTTTTCTTTTCCTCATTTTTCTTTTTCTCTTTATCATTTTCTTCATTAGGTTTTTGCATCTGTAAAATAAAAGTAGCAGATAAACCAAGCAGTACTATCACCCAAAGAAAGCTTAACATGCGCGGCTGGAATGATTTCGCTTTCTGCGGAGGCGTTTTTATTTTCTGATTCTTTTTCGCCATGTTAAAACCTGAAATAAATAAATGGGTTAAAGGATGAACCGCTTACAAATGCAAGGCACAACGTATATAGGACAAAGGCAATGAAAGTGAAAAAAACATATTGTGCTGCTGACATCCCTGAATAAAATATTTTATCATGTAATGATTTAACGTGTTTGTTCAGGGAGATGAATGAAAAAAACAGTGCGACAAAAATCAGGTAATCAAAATCGTTATTTGTGACGATTCCTTCTGCAGAATTGAAGTTGAACGAAAACATTTTTTTTACAAAGCCGAAGGCAAGATGAATATTTTCAAGTCTGAAAAAAACCCACCCAACCACTACAACAAGGAATGAGTAGAGGATGCTCGGAATTTTTCCTGCTTTATTAAGAGCGTTTAACAGAAAAGCTCTTTCAATGATGAGAAAGAAACCGTGATAGGCCCCCCAGAAAACAAAATTCCATGACGCGCCATGCCATAATCCCGACATCAGGAATACAATGCCAAGATTAATGTACAACTTGGATGGTGTTACTTTGTTTCCTCCGAGCGGGATGTACAGATAATTTTTCATCCATGCTCCTAATGTTATATGCCACCTTCTCCAGAAATCAGTAATGCTTGTGGAAGTATATGGGTTGTTGAAGTTTTCAGGAAAACGAAATCCTACTATTTTTCCAATCCCGATTGCCATATCGGAATAACCGGAAAAATCAAAATATATCTGCATGGTGTAAGCGAGTGCTCCGATCCACGCTGATTGCGAATTTATGTCGAGCGGGTTCATAGAGAAAACAGCATCCGCCTGTTCGCCCATAGCATTTGCAATCAAAACTTTTTTACTCAACCCAATGCAAAACTGAATAAACCCCGACAATTTATTGCTCATCGTTTCATTTTGCACATGATTTTTTATCTGGTCGGAAATATCGTGATACCGCACAATAGGTCCTGCAATCAACTTTGGAAAAAGAATTATGTACAATTGATATTCCCAGAAATTATCGAGGGGCTTATGAATTCTTCTATATACGTCAACAGAGTAAGTAATGCTTTCAAACGTGTAAAAGGAAATTCCAATCGGCAGAATAATTTTTGCAAGATGAATGGATGAAATACCGAAAATTCCCGAAACTGAATTTACGTTGTCAATAAAAAAATTAAAATATTTGAAGATGAAAAGCAGACCAAGATTTAATCCGACAGAGAAAAACAAAAATAATTTTCTTTGGGCAGGATTGTTTTTCTGATGCATTATCTTTACCAGAAAAAAATCAAGAACCGTTGTTGTAAGAATTGCAAAAATGAATTTTGGTCCTCCCCAGCTGTAAAAAATAATGCTTGAAAAAAGGATGAATGTATTTTTAATGCCAACCTTTTTTGGTAAAAGCGAGTAAATAAGAATGAAGAGAGGAAAAAAAACAGTTAGAAAAGATATGCTGCTGAAAACCATTCCTCTTTTTTGAAAATTAGTCGCTGAATCTATGATACTTTTTTCTCACGTGATTGTTTTTTGAAATAAAAGATGCCAATAGTTCCAAGAAGAAACAGAACTACTGCAATGATTTCTGCCTGGGTAATCTGCATTCCAAAAATGTCATATTTGTTATTCACTCTGATTTTCTCTATAAAGAATCGTTCAAAGCCATTCAGAATCAGATAAACTGAAAACATCATGCCCGGAACAGTAATTTTTTTTCTGACAGCCCACAACACAAAAAATAAAGCAATGCAAATGATGGCTTCCCAAAGTGGAGTAGGAAAGACAGGGATTTCAAGCACCGAACAAAATTTTCCTGTACAATCTTCAATTGGAATGCCGACATTATTTACGTTGTGTGGATAGGTATAACCCCAAACCCAGTCCGGAAGAAAAAACCAGGAAGGCTTTGCAGAAAGATTTTCTATTCCCCAATCTCCATCGCCCGCAAGTTGGCAACCTATACGCCCAACGCCATATGCAAGCATAAGTGCTGGAGCACATGCGTCAATGAGATGAGTAGTTGTGATTCCGTTTTTTCGTGCATAATAGATTACAGAAAAGCTGGCAACAATCAATCCTCCATACATGGTGAGACCGCTGAATGAAATCAAACTTCCTATTGGGTCACGCATAAACTCGTCTAAGTTTTCGAGGTTATGAAAAATTTTAGCTCCAAGAATTCCGGCAATGGCGGCAATGAGTGTCATGTTCGGCACGTGTTGGTAAGGATGAAGCGTGAGAGTTACCCATTCAGGTTTTGGCAATTGCTCTTTTTTCTTTTCACGATAACGCATGAAGGCAAGCAATGCTGCGCCTGCGATTCCTCCTATGATATTTCCTTCTTTGGAAAGAATAAATCCTTGTGTGTCTTGTGTGAATGCATGAAAATTCAGTAAGATGTGAATGAGTTTATAAAAAATAATAAAGCCCAAAACTGCGGAAAGAATAATTTCAGAAATTTTTGGCGGCTCACCTTTCAGATACTTTTTTTCTGTGGGTTTAATTAATCCGTCTTTTTCTTTCCGCTGAAGTTCTTTGGAGAAAAAATAAGCAGCAAATAAAAAAGAAATTGCCACCAGTACTCCGAAACTCTGGAAGATTTGCAGAAAGCCAAGTTCAATTCCGAAAATGTCTTTAAATAAGTAATAGAGGTTGGGATACATGGCGGAAAATTACGAATTATTCCGAAGGAACTCCTTCGGAGCAAATGACGAGTGACGAATCAAGTTCTTCAATTAAAACATTTCCATCCCCATCAATTTTTTCTAAAGATACTTTGGCAAGCTGATTTATTAATTCAGGATTGAATTTTGTTTTCACTTTTATATAATTCTCGGTAAAGCCGCACATCAATCCATCTTTGTTCTCAGTTTCAAACAAAACTATTTTCTTTGTTCCAATATTTTCAGAAAAGAATTTTTGTTGTTTTGCGGCAGAAAGATTTCTAAGCACTTTGTTTCTTTTTCTTCTTTCTTCAATGGGAACTATCGGTTTGAATCCAATTGCTTCTGTATTTTCTCTTTCGGAATAAGTGAACACGTGCAAGTAAGAAATATCTAATGAATCAATAAAGTTGTAAGTGTCAATGAAGTCTTCTTCTGTCTCTCCCGGAAATCCAACAATTACATCAACTCCAATACAGCAATGAGGCATGAGCATTTTTATTTTCTCAACGCGCTCTGCATATACTTCGCTTCTATATCTTCTTCGCATTAAGCTGAGAATTTTGTCTGAACCCGATTGCAGAGGAATATGAAAATGCGGAACAAATTTTTCTGACTTCGCTACAAACTCAATGATATCATCTGTGAGAAGGTTTGGTTCGATGGAAGAAATTCTGAAACGGGGAGATGAAGCCCCTCTCTGGCTCTCCCCCAAGGGGAGAGAATCAAGTGCGTAAAGCAAATCAAGAAAATTTTCTCCCTTCCCTTGGGGAAGGGATGGGGATGGGCTCCCGAAATCTCCAATATTCACACCTGTCAATACAATCTCTTTTATTCCTTGCTCTGCAATTTTTTCTGCATTGCGAACAACATTTTCATTTGAATCGCTTCGACTTGCTCCTCGTGCAAGGGGAATGGTGCAGTAAGAGCAGTTGTAATCACAGCCATCCTGAACTTTCAGGAATGCGCGTGTTCTGTCTCCTGTTGAATAACTTCCAATAAAATCATTTACATCTTGAATCTGGCAGGAATGAATTTTTGCTTTTTCTTTTTTATGTCCGTCATGCAAAAATTTCAGAACATTGAATTTTTCATTTGCTCCCAAAACTAAATCAACTCCATTGATACTAGCAATTTCCTCAGGATTTAATTGTGCGTAACAACCGGTAACAATCACAAAAGCTTCGGGAGAATTTCTCAATGCGTTTCGTACAATTCTTCTGCACTCGCGGTTGGCATCTTCGGTAACGGAGCAAGTATTAATTACAAATACATCCGCACCACTTTCAAAATCAGTTTTGGAGAAACCATTTTGTTCAAACTGCCTTGCAATAGTTGAAGTTTCTGCAAAGTTGAGTTTGCATCCCAGTGTGTGAAAGGCAACTGATTTTTGAGATTTCATAAAGGGAAGCAAAGGTAAATAAGTTTAAGGTCTAACGTTTAAAGTTGAGAACATAGAGAGAAAACTGTTAATAAGACTGTTTATTATTAGAATGCCCAACAACTGCATTCACGGTTTTGTTTTCCTAACATTGCTTTTCATTAAATGATTAAACAGATTCAAAATAGATTACACCGATTATGTATTTGTTTGTTGCCTATTGTCTATTGTCTATTGCATTTCTCCTGTGGTGAGCCGGAAGAAAATACCGAAAAAAAATTTTTCCGTTACAACGAATCAGGTGGAATTGCTTCGCTGGATCCTGCTTCAGCAAAAACAGTGGAGATAATTTGGGCAGTGAATCAGATGTTCAACGGTCTGGTGCAACTCAACGACAGCCTTGAAGTGATTCCGTGCATAGCGAAGAGCTGGGAAATTTCTGACAGCGGAAAGGTTTATACGTTTCATTTGCGCAACGATATTTTCTTTCATGACCATCCTTTTTTTCCGAATGGGAAAGGGAGAAAAGTGGTGGCGCAGGATTTTGTCCTATCGCTTTTCCGCCTGATGGATATGGACGAGGAGCAGAGTGCGAAATATCTTTTTTCCAATATTGCACGGGATGAGCGAAGTGATAATCTTGGTTTCATCGCACCGGATGATTCCACGTTCGTGATTTATCTCAACGAGCCGTTTCCTCCGTTTCTGAACATTCTCACCATGCAATATTGTTCTGTGATTCCGAATGAAATCGCGGAGCATTACGGACCTGACTTCCGCAGAAATCCTGTAGGAACCGGACCCTTTGCATTCAAGGCATGGGAAGAAGGTGTGAAACTGGTTCTGGTGAAGAATGAAAATTATTTTGAGAGAGATGGCGAAAACAGATTGCCGTACCTGGATGGCATCACGGTGAATTTCATCAAAGACAAACAGAACGCATTCATTGATTTTGAAAAAGGAGATGCGGATATGCTTTCGGGCGCTGACATGGTGAATATTGATTTGATTATTGATAAAGAAGGAAAACTGAAACCTGAATACGCAGGCAAATTCAAAATGCAAACGGGTTCCTATCTGAAAACGGATTATCTCGGATTTATGATTGACATGGATTCTGCCATCGTGAAAAAATCTCCGTTAAGAATAAAAGAAGTGAGGCAGGCGATTGGCTATGCGATTGACCGGGAAAAAATTGTGAAGCATTTGCGAAACAGCATAGGCACTTCTGCCACGCAGGGTTTCATTCCCAAAGGAATGCCATCGTTTGATTCAACGCTTCAGGGTTATACTTATAATCCTGATAAGTCACGCGAACTATTGAAGATGGCAGGGTTTCCTGGCGGAAAAGGAATTGATGAAATCACGTTGAATGTTACCGAGCAATATCTTGAACTCAGCCAGTTTGTTGAGCATGAACTGGAAGAAATTGGAATCCCTGTAAAGATTTATCTGAACCGCCCCATTGTTCAACTGGAAATTATTGCCAACGCGCAGGTGAATTTTTTCCGCAAGTCATGGGTGGCGGATTATGCGGATGCGGAAAACTTCTTCGCTTGTTTCTATAGTAAAAATCTTTCTCCGAAAGGTCCCAACTACACTCATTTCAAGAATAAAAAGTATGATGAGTTGTTTGAAGAGTCCTTGCATGAATCAGATAATACAAAGCGTTTTGAGATTTATAAAGAGATGGACAAAATATTAATTGAAGAAGCGCCTATCGTTCCGCTTTTCTATGATCAGGTGTTTCGTCTTGTAAACAACAAGATCGAAAACTTCACGCTGAACCCCATGAATCTGCTGAACCTGAAAAGGGTGAAGAAGAAGTAAAAAGAAAAGCCCCGCCTAAATCATCCCCGCTAGGGAGGACTTTTAGCAAAAATATAGGCGAGGAATTTTCACCTCCCCAATGGGGAGGACGGGAGGGGCTTGAGGGTGCAACTTACAGGATAGTGATCAGACAATTCCTCCGAATGAATTTCAAAGTTTGAGGAAGTAAATTGTGAA from Bacteroidota bacterium includes these protein-coding regions:
- the trxA gene encoding thioredoxin; this encodes MALEITDANFDEVVLKSDKPVLVDLWAEWCGPCRMVGPIVEELAKEYEGKAVIGKLNVDNNPNISVKYGIRSIPTLLFFKGGQMVDRQVGAVPKSVLEGKLKAQL
- a CDS encoding nodulation protein NfeD, with protein sequence MISPIRLLLPIVCCQLSIGNFLFAGDTLKQKNPKPIVFVLPIVEEIGPVSSRHIQEGFLEAEKINADYIILHLNTYGGAVDDADKTRTTILNSKIPVFAFVDNNAASAGALIAISCDSIYMAPGANMGAATVVDQNGVPAPEKFQSYMRSMLRSTAEQSGRDPKIAEAMNDPRAYIPGVNDSGKVLTFTTSEAIKNNYCEGEAKTVEEVLKLAHIDNYEIQTYEVSKVGGIIDLLINPFISGILIMIIIAGIYYEFQTPGAIFPIAASIIAAMLYFAPHYLQGLAENWEILVFFVGLILLALEIFVIPGFGVTGVLGILFIVLGLTLSLIKSVPSTNFPVNLPEGNAFVKALFIVIASMIISIGLSFYLFGRFIKSSAFSRVSVQSKISKEEGFMGVDMSSQNLVGKSGTAFTILRPSGKVEIDGNIYDATAETGYIDKDEKIEVVRFETAQLFVRKS
- a CDS encoding MBOAT family protein, coding for MVFSSISFLTVFFPLFILIYSLLPKKVGIKNTFILFSSIIFYSWGGPKFIFAILTTTVLDFFLVKIMHQKNNPAQRKLFLFFSVGLNLGLLFIFKYFNFFIDNVNSVSGIFGISSIHLAKIILPIGISFYTFESITYSVDVYRRIHKPLDNFWEYQLYIILFPKLIAGPIVRYHDISDQIKNHVQNETMSNKLSGFIQFCIGLSKKVLIANAMGEQADAVFSMNPLDINSQSAWIGALAYTMQIYFDFSGYSDMAIGIGKIVGFRFPENFNNPYTSTSITDFWRRWHITLGAWMKNYLYIPLGGNKVTPSKLYINLGIVFLMSGLWHGASWNFVFWGAYHGFFLIIERAFLLNALNKAGKIPSILYSFLVVVVGWVFFRLENIHLAFGFVKKMFSFNFNSAEGIVTNNDFDYLIFVALFFSFISLNKHVKSLHDKIFYSGMSAAQYVFFTFIAFVLYTLCLAFVSGSSFNPFIYFRF
- a CDS encoding DUF58 domain-containing protein; the protein is MPLDQQQLQHLSHLELLAKQVVEGFITGLHKSPFHGFSVEFAEHRIYNSGEPTRHIDWKLFGKTDKLFVKRYEEETNLRCQIVIDDSSSMYFGSKDGKTKLIFSIHCAGALAYLLKKQRDAVGLSVFSDKVELHTQAKSNYAHQKMLFAELEKLLVPISEDEHKKSFTATSLHEIAESIHKRSLVIIFSDMMSSLSPSGGGGGDDIFSALQHLRHNKHEVILFHVVDKSKELDFEFENRPYNFIDMETGERVKVHPSEIKETYVRSMAEYKKELMLHCAQYRIDFVEADIKEGFQQVLMPYLIKRSKMQ
- a CDS encoding DUF86 domain-containing protein; this encodes MSEFDIPTLKLMLEMAERIETFTQSIHSSEEFEKDIKTFDACMMDFIVIGELVWKLSDEFQNKHNHIEWYKIRSFRNFAAHQYFGILPLKVWEIIQTKIPELKTNLQKIING
- a CDS encoding prolipoprotein diacylglyceryl transferase is translated as MYPNLYYLFKDIFGIELGFLQIFQSFGVLVAISFLFAAYFFSKELQRKEKDGLIKPTEKKYLKGEPPKISEIILSAVLGFIIFYKLIHILLNFHAFTQDTQGFILSKEGNIIGGIAGAALLAFMRYREKKKEQLPKPEWVTLTLHPYQHVPNMTLIAAIAGILGAKIFHNLENLDEFMRDPIGSLISFSGLTMYGGLIVASFSVIYYARKNGITTTHLIDACAPALMLAYGVGRIGCQLAGDGDWGIENLSAKPSWFFLPDWVWGYTYPHNVNNVGIPIEDCTGKFCSVLEIPVFPTPLWEAIICIALFFVLWAVRKKITVPGMMFSVYLILNGFERFFIEKIRVNNKYDIFGMQITQAEIIAVVLFLLGTIGIFYFKKQSREKKVS
- a CDS encoding nucleotidyltransferase family protein, producing MHTKEEIIQFLRNNKNFLREKFHLTKIGVFGSFARGDQKPTSDVDILIELEDGTKNIFDLEYDLQELLKKQFNREVDLVHEKSIRSYFKPFILRDAIYV